A region of Flavobacterium album DNA encodes the following proteins:
- the nuoL gene encoding NADH-quinone oxidoreductase subunit L, with translation MDTNLALLLLFAPFAGFLLNVFFGKKLSRNAAGVLGTLAVAVSFGVTLFFFLQVNSTKEPVMIDLFQWMQLANFSVDFGFQLDQLSLLWLMFVTGIGTLIHMYSISYMHDDENIHKFFAYLNLFVFFMITLVMGSNLLIMFIGWEGVGLCSYLLIGFWYKNQDYNDAAKKAFIMNRIGDLGFLIGIFIIAYLFHTLDYTVIRTIITEGKFTVDATWLSIAALCLFIGACGKSAQIPLYTWLPDAMAGPTPVSALIHAATMVTAGIFMITRMNFLFNLAPDVQNVIAIVGAVTALVAAAIGLVQNDIKKVLAYSTVSQLGLMFLALGLGAYEIAVFHVITHAFFKACLFLGSGSVIHALHGEQDMRNMGGLRKVMKITFATFLISTLAISGLPPFSGFFSKDEILMAAYHENPVLWVIGSVASIMTAFYMFRLLYLTFYKDFRGTEEQKHHLHESPALITFPLIVLAILALVGGAISLPGSSWLNEYLAPVMAKPAAHHHLDNTAYMLMGIAVVGALLGIGIAYAKYIKKSEVPEPDSKITGVAKVLYNKFYVDELYMAVIVKPVYAIGSFFKNVIEVAISGSVFGLGKLANMLGSEGKTIQNGSIGFYLFVFVAGVCSIIGYIFLAK, from the coding sequence ATGGATACAAATTTGGCTTTACTATTATTATTCGCGCCTTTTGCAGGGTTTCTGTTGAACGTTTTTTTTGGGAAAAAATTAAGCAGGAATGCAGCAGGCGTATTAGGGACTCTGGCAGTTGCCGTGTCCTTCGGAGTAACATTATTTTTCTTCCTTCAGGTAAACAGTACGAAAGAGCCTGTCATGATCGACCTGTTCCAGTGGATGCAGCTGGCCAACTTTTCGGTTGACTTCGGATTCCAGCTGGACCAGCTTTCGTTGCTGTGGCTGATGTTCGTTACCGGAATCGGTACGCTTATCCACATGTACTCGATCAGCTATATGCATGATGACGAGAACATCCATAAATTCTTCGCTTACCTGAACCTGTTCGTTTTCTTTATGATTACGTTGGTTATGGGAAGCAACCTCCTTATCATGTTCATCGGCTGGGAAGGCGTTGGGCTTTGCTCGTACCTTCTTATCGGTTTCTGGTACAAAAACCAGGATTATAACGATGCTGCTAAGAAAGCTTTCATTATGAACCGTATCGGTGACCTTGGTTTCCTTATCGGGATATTCATCATCGCTTACCTGTTCCATACACTGGATTATACAGTTATCCGTACCATAATTACCGAAGGCAAATTTACCGTTGATGCTACATGGTTAAGTATTGCCGCGCTATGCCTTTTCATAGGTGCGTGTGGTAAAAGTGCGCAGATACCGCTCTACACATGGCTTCCGGATGCGATGGCAGGCCCTACCCCGGTTTCGGCGCTTATCCACGCTGCCACAATGGTAACGGCAGGTATCTTTATGATCACAAGGATGAACTTCCTTTTCAACCTGGCTCCGGATGTACAAAACGTAATTGCCATAGTTGGTGCCGTAACCGCATTGGTTGCCGCAGCCATAGGCCTTGTTCAGAACGATATTAAAAAAGTACTGGCCTACTCTACAGTATCTCAGTTGGGCCTTATGTTCCTTGCACTTGGGCTTGGCGCTTATGAGATCGCGGTATTCCACGTAATCACGCATGCTTTCTTTAAAGCCTGCCTGTTCCTTGGATCGGGATCGGTTATCCACGCACTGCACGGAGAGCAGGACATGCGCAACATGGGCGGCCTTCGCAAAGTGATGAAGATAACATTTGCAACATTCCTTATCTCGACACTTGCGATCTCGGGCTTACCCCCATTCTCCGGATTCTTCTCTAAAGACGAAATATTGATGGCTGCCTACCATGAAAACCCTGTACTATGGGTTATTGGTTCGGTTGCCTCTATAATGACGGCATTCTATATGTTCCGCCTTTTGTACCTTACATTCTACAAAGATTTCAGGGGTACCGAAGAGCAGAAACACCACCTGCACGAATCGCCTGCACTAATTACGTTCCCGCTTATTGTTCTGGCGATACTTGCCCTTGTGGGCGGTGCCATCAGCCTGCCGGGAAGCAGCTGGCTTAACGAATACCTTGCACCTGTAATGGCAAAACCTGCCGCACACCACCACCTTGACAACACCGCATATATGCTTATGGGCATAGCTGTTGTAGGCGCGCTTCTGGGCATCGGTATTGCATACGCTAAGTATATCAAAAAATCTGAGGTACCGGAACCGGACAGTAAGATTACGGGGGTTGCCAAAGTGCTTTACAATAAATTTTATGTTGACGAGCTGTACATGGCCGTGATCGTAAAACCTGTTTATGCCATTGGGAGCTTCTTTAAGAATGTTATTGAGGTGGCTATATCCGGATCTGTTTTCGGGCTGGGCAAACTGGCAAATATGCTGGGTTCTGAAGGCAAAACGATACAGAACGGCAGCATAGGCTTCTACCTTTTCGTATTTGTTGCGGGCGTATGCTCAATTATAGGTTATATTTTTCTGGCAAAATAA
- a CDS encoding complex I subunit 4 family protein produces the protein MDVSFILVILLFGGAATYFVGDKWASKAALIFSTAAFAAAIYVTYRFTGGGNVNYAHAWIRVPRITLAFVGDGLSLSMVLLTTALTPIIIFTSFGNLFPKTRGFYALIMFMAFAMTGTFLSADGLVYYIFWELSLIPIYFIALVWGSGNAEDRKKAVVKFFIYTFAGSLFMLVSFLYLYHKTGSFYFRHLYNAMLTPNEQLLVFLGFFLAYAIKIPIIPFHTWQANVYQKAPAAGTMLLSGIMLKMALFSIIRWQLPIAPGPVFEYQFIIIGVCVAGVIYGSILALKQNSLKKLLAYSSLAHVGLIAAGAYTLTIDGFRGAFLQMMAHGFVVVGLFFAAEIISRRFNTDAISEMGGIRIQSPKFTSMFMILVLASVALPATFNFVGEFELLYSLAQTNIWIAVIGGTTIILGAFYMLRMFQQVMLGEKNAKFFADVTFSEGFAMVLIIGVLLFFGLYPKPIVDFVTPELKSTLEYINRFNLAR, from the coding sequence ATGGACGTATCTTTCATACTTGTTATCTTATTATTCGGGGGGGCAGCGACTTACTTTGTAGGTGATAAATGGGCTTCCAAAGCAGCGCTTATTTTCAGCACGGCAGCTTTTGCAGCAGCTATTTATGTTACCTACCGCTTTACCGGCGGCGGAAATGTAAACTATGCCCACGCCTGGATACGGGTGCCGCGCATCACACTGGCTTTCGTTGGCGACGGCCTTTCCCTGTCGATGGTATTGCTTACCACCGCGCTGACTCCGATAATCATATTCACTTCATTCGGTAACCTGTTCCCGAAAACAAGGGGTTTCTACGCCCTTATCATGTTCATGGCCTTTGCGATGACAGGAACCTTCCTGAGCGCTGATGGCCTGGTTTATTATATCTTTTGGGAACTTTCGCTTATCCCGATCTATTTTATAGCCCTTGTGTGGGGTAGCGGCAATGCGGAAGACAGGAAAAAAGCGGTAGTGAAGTTCTTCATCTACACTTTTGCAGGATCGCTCTTCATGCTGGTATCGTTCCTTTACCTGTACCACAAAACAGGTTCCTTCTATTTCAGGCACCTGTATAATGCCATGCTTACACCAAACGAGCAATTACTTGTATTCTTAGGATTCTTTTTGGCCTATGCTATTAAGATCCCTATCATACCTTTCCATACCTGGCAGGCTAATGTTTACCAGAAAGCCCCGGCTGCGGGTACTATGTTGCTTTCGGGCATCATGCTTAAAATGGCGCTGTTCAGCATCATCAGGTGGCAGCTGCCAATTGCCCCGGGCCCGGTATTCGAATACCAGTTTATCATCATAGGTGTTTGCGTTGCTGGTGTTATCTACGGATCGATACTGGCGCTTAAGCAAAACAGCCTTAAAAAATTACTGGCCTACTCTTCACTGGCACACGTTGGCCTCATCGCGGCCGGTGCTTATACGCTCACCATCGACGGTTTTCGCGGCGCTTTCCTTCAAATGATGGCCCACGGCTTTGTAGTGGTAGGATTATTCTTTGCTGCCGAGATCATCTCACGCCGTTTCAATACCGATGCGATCAGCGAAATGGGCGGCATCAGGATACAATCGCCTAAGTTCACATCGATGTTCATGATACTGGTATTGGCCTCTGTAGCGCTGCCTGCCACATTTAACTTTGTGGGAGAATTTGAATTGCTGTACAGCCTCGCGCAAACCAATATATGGATCGCTGTGATCGGCGGTACCACTATCATACTTGGCGCGTTTTATATGCTGCGCATGTTCCAGCAGGTGATGCTTGGCGAGAAGAACGCGAAGTTTTTTGCCGATGTTACTTTCAGCGAAGGATTTGCGATGGTACTGATAATAGGCGTACTGCTGTTTTTCGGACTGTACCCGAAACCTATTGTGGATTTCGTTACGCCCGAATTAAAGAGCACTTTAGAATACATAAACCGATTTAATTTAGCCCGATAG
- a CDS encoding NADH-quinone oxidoreductase subunit N — protein sequence MNTLIAIAGLGILCLIAEIFNLRKAIVPVTIVGLLGALGLTVAEYMALDPNASVQVMSGFYNNMIVPDKFAISFSGLFIILAIFLIALTPDFHKDHKPKLSDFVAIKLFLLTGAIAMVSFGNLSMFFLGIEVLSIALYVLAASEPKNLKSNEAGMKYFLMGAFASGIILFGIALIYGATGSFDIATIHNATLDPALPKWFFIGMVMLTIGLLFKMAIVPFHFWAPDVYEGSPALTTATMSTLAKIAAIAAFFKLLVGMNNEIPGSYVTVIGIVAVLSMTVGNLMALKQDNVKRMLAFSGISHAGFMLMTFYNPIATQGTLLYYTAAYSLAGIAAFAVVLFVCRTKGDEDIYNFNGLGKTHPVMAGVLTCSLLSMAGIPIFSGFFAKLFLFNQVLATNHVVIVIIAVVNSIISVGYYFKLILAMYTKDDTEKREPLPFMYGAVAIVSLLVSIAIGLWPSMVTGLIR from the coding sequence ATGAATACATTAATAGCTATTGCAGGATTAGGGATTTTATGCCTTATAGCTGAAATTTTCAATTTGAGGAAAGCCATTGTGCCGGTAACCATCGTTGGTCTGCTTGGAGCCCTTGGACTTACCGTGGCTGAATATATGGCGCTTGACCCAAATGCATCTGTGCAGGTAATGAGCGGCTTTTACAACAACATGATTGTTCCGGACAAGTTTGCAATAAGCTTTTCGGGGCTGTTTATTATCCTTGCCATTTTCCTTATCGCGCTTACTCCGGATTTCCACAAGGACCACAAGCCGAAACTATCCGATTTTGTTGCCATAAAACTGTTCCTGCTTACAGGCGCGATTGCTATGGTTTCGTTCGGCAACCTTTCGATGTTTTTCCTTGGTATCGAGGTGCTGTCTATAGCCTTATATGTATTGGCAGCCAGCGAGCCTAAAAACCTGAAAAGCAACGAGGCTGGTATGAAATACTTCCTGATGGGAGCATTCGCATCGGGTATCATATTGTTCGGTATCGCACTTATTTATGGCGCGACCGGATCGTTTGACATTGCTACAATACACAATGCGACCCTCGACCCTGCACTCCCGAAATGGTTCTTCATCGGTATGGTAATGCTGACCATAGGCTTGTTATTCAAGATGGCTATCGTTCCGTTCCACTTTTGGGCACCGGATGTGTATGAAGGATCGCCTGCGCTTACTACCGCTACGATGAGCACACTGGCCAAGATTGCTGCTATTGCCGCTTTCTTCAAATTGCTGGTGGGCATGAACAATGAGATTCCGGGGTCGTATGTTACCGTAATAGGGATTGTTGCCGTATTGTCAATGACAGTGGGTAACCTTATGGCATTAAAACAGGACAACGTAAAAAGGATGCTTGCTTTTTCGGGTATCTCGCACGCTGGCTTTATGCTCATGACTTTCTATAACCCGATAGCTACACAAGGCACTCTGCTGTATTATACTGCGGCTTATTCGCTTGCCGGTATTGCGGCATTTGCTGTAGTGCTGTTTGTTTGCAGGACAAAAGGTGACGAAGACATTTACAATTTCAACGGATTGGGCAAAACACACCCGGTTATGGCTGGCGTTTTAACCTGTTCCCTGTTATCAATGGCGGGTATCCCGATATTTTCAGGGTTCTTTGCCAAGCTGTTCCTTTTCAACCAGGTGCTTGCGACAAACCACGTAGTAATCGTTATCATCGCTGTAGTAAACTCCATCATAAGCGTGGGTTACTACTTTAAGCTGATACTGGCCATGTACACTAAGGACGATACCGAAAAAAGGGAGCCGCTGCCGTTTATGTATGGTGCCGTAGCGATTGTTTCGCTATTAGTGAGCATTGCCATTGGACTTTGGCCTTCGATGGTTACAGGACTTATACGATAA
- a CDS encoding Y-family DNA polymerase — MYALIDCNNFYVSCERVFQPKWQGKPVVVLSNNDGCIISRSEEAKTLGIGMAVPEFKIRPLLKEYNVGVFSSNYPLYGDLSERMMETMRMFTPNVEVYSIDEAFLDFTGMNIADFHDYGLQMRTRAWNWLSLPICVGIAPTRVLAKAANRIAKKFQDKTGGVYVIDNDEKRIKALKWLKIGDVWGIGYRSARKLKALNINTAYDFIQPYFEQWIRRNMGVVGLRLKSELEGQSVLGPDPIDIDKKSIATTRSFPKQLTDYDLIRERVSTFATVTAEKLRKQGSCCHTVIVMLVADKHSIENLKYHYSRAMTLPFPTNSALTINNAAIQLLKTLMDSTDTIRFKKAGVIVTELIPEDNRQFNLFLDENPKHLELMKAMDKVNRKMGDRMIRLGTQEKKTWDMKQDMLSPGYTTKFGDILTINCES, encoded by the coding sequence ATGTATGCACTCATCGATTGCAATAATTTCTATGTATCCTGTGAAAGGGTTTTCCAGCCGAAGTGGCAGGGGAAACCTGTTGTGGTATTGTCCAACAACGATGGCTGCATTATTTCGCGCAGCGAAGAAGCAAAGACACTGGGCATCGGCATGGCGGTGCCGGAATTCAAGATCAGGCCGCTGCTGAAGGAATATAATGTAGGTGTTTTTTCGTCCAACTACCCGCTGTATGGCGACCTCAGCGAACGTATGATGGAAACCATGCGGATGTTCACCCCTAACGTAGAAGTGTATAGCATCGACGAGGCCTTTCTTGATTTTACGGGGATGAACATTGCCGATTTTCATGACTATGGGCTGCAGATGCGCACGCGCGCGTGGAACTGGCTCAGCCTGCCGATATGCGTTGGGATCGCGCCTACCCGGGTGCTTGCAAAGGCCGCCAACCGCATTGCCAAGAAATTCCAGGACAAGACCGGCGGTGTTTACGTGATCGATAACGATGAGAAACGCATAAAGGCGCTCAAATGGCTGAAGATCGGTGATGTATGGGGCATTGGCTACCGCTCTGCCCGCAAGCTGAAGGCGCTGAACATTAATACTGCTTACGACTTTATACAGCCTTACTTTGAGCAGTGGATCCGTAGGAATATGGGTGTGGTGGGCCTTCGCCTGAAAAGCGAGCTCGAAGGACAGTCGGTATTAGGCCCCGACCCTATTGATATCGATAAGAAAAGCATCGCCACGACACGGAGCTTTCCTAAGCAGCTTACCGACTACGACCTCATCCGTGAACGCGTTTCTACCTTTGCGACAGTAACGGCTGAGAAACTCCGGAAACAGGGCTCGTGCTGCCATACCGTAATCGTCATGCTGGTAGCCGACAAGCACAGCATCGAAAACCTGAAGTACCATTACAGCCGGGCAATGACGCTGCCCTTTCCTACCAATTCTGCACTGACGATAAACAATGCTGCCATACAGCTGCTGAAAACCCTTATGGATAGTACCGATACCATACGGTTCAAGAAAGCGGGCGTTATCGTGACGGAACTTATTCCCGAGGACAACAGGCAGTTTAACCTTTTTCTCGATGAGAACCCCAAGCACCTGGAACTGATGAAAGCCATGGACAAAGTAAACCGCAAAATGGGTGACCGCATGATACGCCTCGGAACGCAGGAAAAAAAGACATGGGACATGAAGCAGGATATGCTTTCTCCTGGCTATACCACCAAATTTGGCGATATCCTGACAATAAACTGCGAATCATGA
- a CDS encoding LexA family protein, with protein sequence MKQALTFFRPDDESTPGLPFVTHGISAGFASPAQDFMQERIDLNKELAKNWLTTFYIRVSGNSMMNAGIADGDLLVADRSLEPADGKIAICLIDGEFTVKRLKLDKDCLYLMPENPAYQPIKVSEENNFTVWGIVTYVVKSL encoded by the coding sequence ATGAAACAGGCATTGACATTCTTTCGGCCCGATGATGAGAGCACCCCGGGTTTGCCGTTTGTAACGCACGGCATTTCGGCAGGGTTTGCATCACCGGCACAGGATTTCATGCAGGAGCGCATCGACCTGAATAAAGAACTTGCCAAAAACTGGCTGACTACATTCTACATAAGGGTTTCGGGAAACTCGATGATGAATGCCGGGATAGCCGATGGCGACCTGCTCGTTGCCGACCGCAGCCTGGAACCTGCTGATGGAAAGATAGCCATTTGCCTCATCGATGGCGAGTTTACCGTAAAGCGCCTGAAACTGGATAAAGACTGCCTGTACCTTATGCCCGAGAATCCTGCCTACCAGCCCATAAAAGTGAGCGAAGAAAATAATTTTACGGTTTGGGGAATCGTGACGTATGTGGTGAAGAGTTTGTAA
- a CDS encoding addiction module protein, whose product MKVKDIEKYSNAEKIILAEQLWDSISKKDLELSDEIKQELDIRLDRLERGETQLYTWDEVKSRIKGLRK is encoded by the coding sequence ATGAAAGTTAAAGATATTGAAAAATATAGCAATGCCGAAAAGATTATACTTGCTGAGCAGCTATGGGACAGCATTTCCAAAAAAGACCTGGAACTTTCAGATGAGATAAAGCAGGAACTCGACATTAGGCTTGACAGACTTGAAAGAGGCGAGACCCAGCTATATACATGGGATGAAGTTAAAAGCCGTATTAAAGGCCTCAGGAAATAA
- a CDS encoding aspartate kinase, with protein MKVFKFGGASVKDADGIKNVYEVLQQVGHEDVLLVISAMGKTTNALEVVIKDYVSKSPELQSSIQEVKKYHNQILIDLFDDDKHPVFAAVNHIFSDLESFLKNNKSPNYNFVYDQIVSQGEIVSTTIVSHYFNYRGLKNQWLDVREFIKTDNTYRDAIVDWDQTQKLISKNVKKKSLNITQGFLGSDENNFTTTLGREGSDYTAAIFAYCLNAESVTIWKDVPGVLNADPRYFENAVLLNQISYREAIELAFYGATVIHPKTLQPLQKKEIPLYVKSFVNPLLPGTSVSKGADLEPHAPCFIVKKDQLLISLSSLDFSFIMEENISEIFALLHKYKMKVHLIQNSAISFSVCVDDKFGNFQELKTILSKKFKVTYNDNVSLYTIRHFNERSADAVAKNKEVLVRQVSRETMQIVTK; from the coding sequence ATGAAAGTATTCAAATTCGGTGGGGCATCGGTAAAGGATGCCGATGGTATCAAAAATGTGTATGAGGTATTGCAGCAGGTAGGGCATGAGGACGTGCTGCTTGTCATTTCGGCAATGGGCAAAACGACCAATGCGCTGGAGGTGGTGATAAAAGATTATGTGTCCAAATCACCTGAGTTGCAGTCATCCATCCAGGAAGTGAAAAAATACCACAACCAGATACTCATCGACCTTTTTGACGACGACAAGCACCCTGTGTTTGCCGCAGTGAACCATATCTTTTCCGATCTCGAAAGCTTCCTGAAGAATAACAAGTCGCCCAACTATAACTTTGTCTACGACCAGATCGTGAGCCAGGGTGAGATTGTATCGACCACCATTGTAAGCCACTATTTTAATTACCGCGGACTCAAAAACCAGTGGTTGGATGTGCGTGAGTTCATCAAGACCGACAACACTTACCGTGATGCGATCGTCGATTGGGACCAGACGCAGAAACTTATTTCGAAAAATGTAAAGAAGAAAAGCCTTAACATCACACAAGGCTTTTTAGGTTCCGACGAAAATAACTTTACGACTACCCTTGGCCGTGAAGGCTCCGATTATACAGCCGCTATTTTTGCCTACTGCCTTAACGCCGAAAGCGTAACGATATGGAAAGACGTGCCGGGCGTACTGAATGCCGACCCTCGTTATTTTGAGAATGCCGTGCTCCTAAACCAGATATCCTACCGTGAAGCCATAGAGCTCGCATTTTACGGTGCTACGGTTATCCACCCCAAAACATTGCAGCCTTTACAAAAAAAGGAAATCCCGCTGTACGTAAAGTCGTTTGTCAATCCGTTGCTGCCGGGAACCAGCGTTAGCAAGGGTGCCGACCTTGAGCCGCATGCGCCATGCTTTATCGTAAAAAAAGACCAGTTGCTAATATCGCTTTCGTCGCTTGATTTTTCCTTTATTATGGAAGAAAATATCAGCGAGATATTCGCTCTGCTGCACAAATACAAAATGAAGGTTCACCTGATACAGAATTCAGCGATAAGCTTCTCTGTATGTGTGGACGATAAGTTCGGCAACTTCCAGGAACTAAAAACCATTCTTTCCAAAAAGTTCAAGGTGACCTACAACGACAATGTATCACTCTACACGATCAGGCATTTCAATGAAAGATCGGCAGATGCCGTTGCCAAGAATAAGGAAGTGCTTGTGCGCCAAGTGAGCAGGGAAACCATGCAGATCGTGACGAAATAA
- a CDS encoding GNAT family N-acetyltransferase: MVIREGKKEDMPAVLGLIKELAAFEKEPDAVVVTVDELVRDGFGSNPLFHTFVAEADGEVIAMALFYYRYSTWKGRTIHLEDLIVKENKRGTGAGSALYKEVIKFAKADGVRRVEWVVLNWNTHAIQFYERSGAAILQDWLTVQMNEEGITKFTLDIKALKKI; this comes from the coding sequence ATGGTTATCCGAGAAGGGAAAAAGGAAGATATGCCCGCTGTACTGGGCCTTATTAAAGAGCTTGCCGCATTCGAAAAAGAGCCCGATGCTGTCGTGGTAACGGTAGACGAATTGGTGCGAGACGGTTTTGGCAGCAACCCGTTATTCCATACATTTGTGGCTGAGGCCGATGGGGAGGTTATCGCAATGGCGCTGTTCTATTACCGTTATTCTACCTGGAAAGGCAGGACTATTCATTTGGAAGACCTGATCGTGAAGGAAAACAAGCGTGGCACCGGAGCTGGCAGTGCGCTTTATAAGGAAGTAATTAAATTCGCTAAAGCCGATGGTGTGCGCAGGGTAGAGTGGGTAGTGCTCAACTGGAACACCCACGCGATACAATTCTACGAACGTTCGGGTGCAGCCATATTGCAGGACTGGCTTACAGTGCAGATGAACGAGGAAGGCATTACAAAGTTTACGTTAGATATAAAAGCTTTAAAAAAAATTTAA
- the fbp gene encoding class 1 fructose-bisphosphatase — MEERNKTLGEFIIEKQEDFKYSSGELSRLINSIRLAAKVVNYKVNKAGLVDIIGKFGEQNIQGEDQQKLDVYANEIFMQTLINREIVCGIASEENDDFLTIEGNDGSHNNKYVVLIDPLDGSSNIDVNVSVGTIFSIYRRVTPVGTPVTLEDFLQPGVNQVAAGYVIYGTSTMLVYTTGNGVNGFTLNPAIGTFYLSHPNFMFPKDGNIYSINEGNYVHFPQGVKDYIKYCQLEEGDRPYTSRYIGSLVSDIHRNMIKGGIYIYPTSSKAPKGKLRLLYECNPMAFLAEQAGGKASDGFGRIMEIQPTELHQRVPFFCGSYNMVEKAEEFMAKYK, encoded by the coding sequence ATGGAAGAAAGAAATAAGACATTAGGCGAGTTCATCATCGAGAAGCAGGAGGATTTCAAATATTCTTCGGGTGAATTATCAAGGCTCATCAACTCCATAAGGCTGGCCGCCAAAGTAGTGAACTACAAGGTAAACAAAGCCGGACTGGTAGATATCATCGGGAAATTCGGCGAACAGAACATACAGGGCGAAGACCAGCAGAAACTGGATGTATATGCCAATGAGATCTTTATGCAGACGCTCATCAACCGCGAGATCGTGTGTGGTATCGCCTCAGAAGAGAATGACGATTTCCTTACGATAGAAGGTAATGATGGGTCGCATAACAACAAATATGTAGTGTTGATTGACCCGCTTGATGGCTCTTCTAATATCGACGTGAATGTTTCGGTAGGTACGATATTCTCCATTTACCGCAGGGTAACGCCGGTAGGCACCCCTGTAACGCTTGAGGATTTCCTCCAGCCGGGTGTGAACCAGGTAGCGGCGGGCTACGTGATCTACGGTACATCGACCATGCTTGTGTATACTACCGGAAATGGCGTGAACGGCTTTACGCTGAACCCGGCCATTGGTACGTTCTACCTTTCACATCCTAATTTCATGTTCCCAAAAGATGGAAATATCTATTCGATCAATGAAGGCAACTACGTGCATTTCCCGCAAGGCGTAAAAGATTATATCAAATACTGCCAGCTTGAGGAAGGCGACAGGCCGTACACCTCCCGCTATATCGGCAGCCTTGTGAGCGATATCCACCGCAACATGATCAAGGGCGGTATCTATATCTACCCGACCAGCTCGAAAGCCCCTAAAGGCAAATTAAGGCTGCTTTACGAATGCAACCCTATGGCGTTCCTTGCCGAGCAGGCAGGCGGCAAAGCTTCGGACGGTTTCGGGCGCATCATGGAGATACAGCCTACGGAACTGCACCAGCGCGTACCGTTCTTCTGCGGAAGCTACAACATGGTAGAAAAAGCAGAGGAATTTATGGCGAAATATAAATAA
- a CDS encoding TerB family tellurite resistance protein codes for MSISDLFDSGFKDRNKGHFSAIVRVAMENGHLSTEERLFLDKLAKQLEISQEEYAEILANPLKYPINPPHLHVQRLERLYDLSRMVYADHILGPKQKEILTRFALALGFTPGNVNYIVDKALSLLVLNVDADTFVYEMQHMNK; via the coding sequence ATGTCAATTTCGGATCTATTTGATAGCGGCTTTAAAGACAGGAACAAAGGGCACTTTTCCGCTATTGTAAGGGTTGCAATGGAAAACGGCCACCTTAGTACTGAAGAAAGGCTTTTCCTTGATAAACTGGCCAAGCAGCTTGAAATTTCGCAGGAGGAATATGCAGAGATACTGGCAAATCCCCTGAAATATCCTATCAACCCGCCACACCTGCATGTGCAGCGTCTGGAGCGTTTGTACGACCTTTCAAGGATGGTATATGCCGATCATATACTTGGGCCAAAGCAAAAAGAGATCCTTACACGCTTTGCGCTTGCACTCGGCTTCACCCCCGGCAACGTAAATTATATTGTTGACAAAGCACTATCGCTGCTTGTACTGAATGTGGATGCCGATACATTCGTATATGAAATGCAGCACATGAATAAGTAA
- a CDS encoding HupE/UreJ family protein, with the protein MSDFWLYFNIGLKHVLDINGYDHVLFLMALSLPYTFKDWKKVLVLATLFTIGHTLSLVLSVFGVVTVNAAVIEFLIPVTILITALYNIFRWARKSGGKNDSLTFISVTTLFFGVIHGLGFSNYFKVVLSPAADEKLLPVLEFALGIEAAQIIIVVAMLLLSFVVQEFLRFAKRDWILVISAFIAGVVVPMIIGSEIW; encoded by the coding sequence ATGTCCGATTTTTGGCTGTACTTCAATATTGGCCTGAAACATGTGCTCGACATCAACGGCTACGATCATGTGCTGTTCCTCATGGCGCTTTCGCTGCCCTATACTTTTAAGGACTGGAAAAAGGTACTGGTACTGGCTACGCTTTTCACCATTGGGCACACGTTGTCGCTGGTGCTGTCGGTATTTGGCGTAGTGACGGTAAATGCTGCCGTCATTGAGTTCCTTATCCCGGTAACCATTCTGATAACCGCACTTTATAACATTTTTAGATGGGCAAGGAAATCAGGCGGCAAAAACGACAGCCTTACCTTCATTTCGGTGACCACGCTATTTTTTGGCGTCATCCACGGCCTGGGCTTTTCCAACTATTTTAAAGTGGTGCTTTCCCCTGCCGCCGACGAAAAGCTGCTCCCGGTACTGGAATTTGCATTAGGCATAGAAGCTGCACAAATTATTATCGTGGTGGCTATGCTGCTGTTGTCGTTTGTGGTACAGGAATTCCTTCGGTTTGCAAAACGCGACTGGATCCTGGTCATATCGGCATTTATAGCCGGTGTGGTCGTGCCAATGATTATAGGAAGTGAGATATGGTAA